The genome window GGCCGTTACGTTGAATTTAACTTGGTGTACGATCGAGGCACGACCTTTGGCTTGCAGACCAACGGACGCACCGAATCGATTCTCATGTCCCTGCCACCTTTGGTACGCTGGGAATACTGTTACGAGCCAGAACCCAACTCTCCCGAAGCCGAACTCTACTCCAAGTTCTTAAAACCGCAAGATTGGGCGAATTGGATGCCTCAGCAGTCACCGACCTGAGTTAAACTACTGGGACAGTAACCACCGCGATAGATAATAAATTTGAGGGAAGGGTCAGTGATTCATATTGATCAAAAAACCCACACGCTTCAAGACGGTACAACAGTTATCGTCTTAGCACCGACAGGACGGTTGGACATCACTACAGCTTGGCAATTCCGCCTCAAGTTGCAAGAGTGTATTTCCAAACTTAGCCGCCATGTTGTAGTGAATCTTGGTCAGGTTAACTTTATCGATAGCTCTGGCCTGACCTCACTTGTAGCAGGTATGCGGGATGCGGATAAAGTTAAGGGAAGTTTCCGCATTTGCAATGTTCATCCCGAAGCCAAACTGGTGTTTGAAGTCACCATGATGGATTCTGTGTTTGAAATCTTTGAAACGGAAGAAGAAGCTCTAGAGGGGGTGCCGCGCGCAAGTTGACCACTCCCGCTGGCATCGGTTGCGGTGTAAGCGCAATTTAAGCTTGAGGGTTACAAAATACGCCGGAACCCCGCACAAGAACAGGAAGCAGGTAAATTCTTGCCAGCTTCCTTATGCTTTCTTCCTTTCTTGAGAGGTTGAGAGGTTCACCAAAACACTAAAGTAGAAGAATAGGTCAAGGTAAAGTCTTGCCTTCTATCCTAGATAGCTAAATCTTTCTTCCTTGTTTCTTGTTGCTTCTTGCTTCAAACCAATATCTCAGCAGCAAAATCCTGACGCTTGACAAATCTAAAAGGGCCCATTAGAGCTCCCCAGATAGCCTTGCCTGTCGTGGGGTTTATTCCTTTGTCGTAGCTGAGAAATTCCTCGCCTGCGGCTTCAAATCCCAAGTCTACTTGGTAATTTTGCCCCCCGTAGGCAAAGCCGCAGCGAGTGCCCTCCGGCAATGATGCCCGAAAGCGATAGCCGTTTGAGGCTAAATTTTGCACTGCAACCGACAGGGTGCAGCCGGGGAGGAGTTGGATTTGCTCTTTCGTTAGCTTTCCAAGCAAGTCGGGGTTGCAACCGGCTCCTTTGACGGCTGTAATGTCGTGGAACATATAATACTGAGCTTCGATAAGTCCCGGCGCTATCTGTGAGTGCCTCAGTTGCACGATGCGGGGGCGGTACGGCTTGTCTAATTCCAGAATGTTGGCTTGTTCCGCAAACAGGGCAATGCTGGGTTCGGAAAATAAAGGAACCGGTAGTGGTCTTTGCCACATACGAAGGTGGACGTACCACGTCGGCTCTGCTAGGGCTTGTTCCCGGTTGTCAAATTCGCCCGCCATGTACTGGGCTAAAGCTATTAATTCAGGAGAAATTGTCATTTGTGTTGGATTATTCACGATTATGGGTTGACAAAAAAAACTTATTGTGATATGCAAGACCGTATCTAGGCTGGGCAAGTCAGAAGATTAGATTTATGACCGATCCCAGCTACGCTATGATTGTAAAGATACT of Oscillatoria nigro-viridis PCC 7112 contains these proteins:
- a CDS encoding chromophore lyase CpcT/CpeT, with the translated sequence MTISPELIALAQYMAGEFDNREQALAEPTWYVHLRMWQRPLPVPLFSEPSIALFAEQANILELDKPYRPRIVQLRHSQIAPGLIEAQYYMFHDITAVKGAGCNPDLLGKLTKEQIQLLPGCTLSVAVQNLASNGYRFRASLPEGTRCGFAYGGQNYQVDLGFEAAGEEFLSYDKGINPTTGKAIWGALMGPFRFVKRQDFAAEILV
- a CDS encoding STAS domain-containing protein — protein: MIHIDQKTHTLQDGTTVIVLAPTGRLDITTAWQFRLKLQECISKLSRHVVVNLGQVNFIDSSGLTSLVAGMRDADKVKGSFRICNVHPEAKLVFEVTMMDSVFEIFETEEEALEGVPRAS